The following are from one region of the Oncorhynchus kisutch isolate 150728-3 unplaced genomic scaffold, Okis_V2 Okis03b-Okis08b_hom, whole genome shotgun sequence genome:
- the LOC109886228 gene encoding Bardet-Biedl syndrome 4 protein isoform X2: MADESVAVEPAFLIKLPVASETKKRQAPKAPELPILERRNWLIHLHYIRKDYEICKAMIKEQLQETQGMCEYAIYVQALILRLEGQIQPSLELFQSCAILNPTSPDNLKQVARSLFLLGKHKAAIEVYREAGKLNEKDWEINHNLGVCYSFIKDFQNSEEQLNAALQLKKHDRTFMTLGKVHLLAGDTDKAIEVYKSAVEFSPENAELLTTLGLLYLQLGKYQKAFEHLGNALTHDPNNYKAILAAGSMMQTHGDFDVAMNKYRVAACMVPESPPLWNNIGMCFFGKKKYVAAISCLKRAHYLSPFDWKVLYNLGLVHLTMQQYASAFHFLSAATNLQPHLGELYMLLAVALTNLEDVDNARRSYEQAVALDQSNPLVNLNFAILLYNHGDKKGALQQYQEMERKVNILKDSNTEFDPELMDMAQKMAAALQVGESLEWTKPVKDPKSKQRSAGAPSKTPGSSQQPLGTNQALEQAMSSAAGYNKSISLPTGVSPHSQPTPPSLALEEEPDVETTPTRAPQPEESDPSTTMPPLAAKPKVKKNKLKQELN; this comes from the exons ATGGCGGATGAAAGTGTTGCTGTGGAGCCAGCCTTCTTAATTAAG CTCCCAGTGGCCTCTGAGACAAAGAAACGCCAAGCTCCAAAAG cTCCGGAACTTCCCATTCTGGAGAGGAGGAACTGGCTCATCCACCTGCACTACATCCGCAAAGACTATGAGATCTGCAAG GCAATGATCAAAGAGCAGCTACAGGAGACCCAGGGAATGTGTGAATATGCCATATACGTACAAG CTCTAATCTTGCGTCTGGAGGGGCAGATCCAGCCATCCCTGGAGCTGTTCCAGAGTTGTGCCATCCTCAATCCCACCAGCCCCGACAACCTCAAACAAGTGGCACGATCGCT TTTTCTGTTGGGGAAACACAAGGCAGCCATTGAGGTTTATCGGGAAGCTGGGAAGCTCAATGAGAAAGACTGG GAGATCAACCATAATCTGGGTGTATGCTATTCCTTCATAAAAGACTTCCAAAAT TCTGAAGAGCAGTTGAATGCAGCCCTGCAGTTGAAAAAACACGACAGGACATTCATGACACTGGGAAAGGTCCACTTGTTGGCGGGAGACACCGACAAAGCCATCGAAGTGTACAAGAGTGCAGTGGA GTTCTCTCCAGAGAATGCCGAGTTGCTGACCACTCTGGGGCTCCTGTATCTGCAG TTGGGAAAATACCAAAAAGCATTTGAACATCTCGGAAATGCACTTACTCATGATCCTAATAACTATAAG GCCATCCTGGCAGCAGGCAGTATGATGCAGACCCATGGGGACTTTGATGTGGCCATGAACAAGTACCGCGTGGCAGCGTGCATGGTCCCCGAGAGCCCCCCGCTCTGGAACAACATCGGCATGTGCTTCTTTGGCAAGAAGAAATATGTAGCA GCCATCAGCTGCTTGAAGCGGGCCCACTACCTGTCTCCGTTTGACTGGAAGGTACTGTACAACCTGGGCCTGGTGCACCTCACCATGCAGCAGTATGCCTCTGCCTTCCACTTCCTCAGCGCTGCCACCAACCTGCAGCCCCACCTGGGAGAACTCTACATGCTACTAGCAG TTGCACTGACCAATCTGGAGGACGTGGACAATGCCAGGAGATCCTATGAACAAGCTGTGGCTTTAGACCA GTCCAACCCTCTGGTCAACCTGAACTTTGCCATTCTGCTTTACAACCACGGGGACAAGAAGGGAGCCCTGCAACAGTACCAGGAGATGGAAAGGAAAGTCAACATACTGAAGGACAGCAACACTGAGTTTGACCCTGAG CTAATGGACATGGCTCAGAAGATGGCCGCTGCCTTGCAGGTGGGAGAGAGCCTGGAGTGGACCAAGCCGGTCAAAGACCCCAAGTCTAAGCAGCGCTCGGCTGGGGCCCCCAGTAAAACCCCTGGCAGCTCCCAGCAGCCCCTAGGCACCAACCAGGCCCTGGAGCAGGCCATGTCCTCCGCCGCAGGCTACAACAAGAGCATCTCACTCCCCACAG GAGTGTCCCCCCACAGCCAGCCCACGCCCCCCTCCCTGGCCTTGGAGGAGGAGCCTGATGTGGAGACCACCCCCACCCGAGCCCCTCAGCCAGAAGAGTCAGACCCCTCCACCACCATGCCCCCTCTGGCAGCCAAACCCAAAGTCAAGAAGAACAAGTTGAAGCAAGAGCTGAACTAG
- the LOC109881497 gene encoding secretory carrier-associated membrane protein 2 — protein MSGFDENPFVDAVDVNPFQDASVTRITSGGIETVEEFNPFSASAMGTHTGTTIPISAASSQPAVLQASVVEPTPQATAAAAQANLLRQQEELEKKAAELDRKEQELQNRPGGHITKENNWPPLPKFSPIKPCFYQDFNEDIPEEYQKICKRMYYLWMFHSITLFLNLLACLAYFTADPNAGVDFGLSILWFVLFTPVSFVCWYRPVYKAFRSDSSFSFFFFFFVFFFQVSVYIIQCVGIPKWGNSGWISSITMIRSNMAVAVVMMVVAGCFTVNAVLAIILLKMVHSNYRRTGANFTKAQQEFSSGVLTNQTFQSAAASAASSAAQGAFQGR, from the exons ATGTCGGGATTTGACGAGAACCCATTTGTAGATGCAGTGGATGTCAATCCTTTCCAG GATGCCTCAGTCACACGAATCACCAGCGGTGGGATTGAAACCGTTGAGGAATTCAACCCATTCTCAGCCAGTGCTATG gGCACCCACACTGGGACCACCATCCCTATCTCTGCTGCCTCCTCCCAACCAGCTGTCCTACAGGCTTCTGTTGTGGAGCCCACCCCACAA GCTACTGCGGCTGCTGCCCAGGCTAACCTGCTCAGGCAACAGGAGGAGCTGGAGAAGAAAGCTGCTGAACTGGATCGGAAAGAGCAGGAGCTCCAGAACAGGCCTGGAGGCCACATTA CAAAAGAAAACAACTGGCCGCCACTTCCCAAGTTTTCCCCCATAAAGCCTTGTTTCTACCAGGACTTCAACGAAGACATCCCTGAAGAGTACCAGAAGATATGCAAGAGGATGTACTACCTTTGGATGT TTCACAGTATCACACTCTTCCTGAACCTTCTGGCCTGCCTGGCCTACTTCACGGCCGATCCAAACGCGGGGGTGGACTTTGGTCTGTCCATCCTCTGGTTCGTCCTCTTCACCCCCGTCTCTTTCGTCTGTTGGTACAGGCCAGTGTACAAAGCCTTCAG GTCGGACAGTTCCTtcagcttcttcttcttcttctttgttttCTTCTTCCAAGTGTCTGTCTACATCATCCAGTGTGTGGGGATCCCCAAGTGGGGGAACAG TGGATGGATTTCGTCCATCACCATGATAAGAAGCAACATGGCTGTAGCTGTGGTCATGATGGTTGTGGCCGGCTGCTTCACTGTGAACGCTGTCCTCGCCATCATCCTACTCAAAATG GTCCACTCCAACTATCGTCGGACGGGGGCCAACTTCACCAAGGCCCAGCAGGAGTTCTCTTCGGGGGTCCTCACCAACCAGACCTTTCAGAGCGCCGCGGCCAGCGCCGCCTCCTCAGCCGCCCAGGGGGCCTTCCAAGGACGCTAG
- the LOC109886228 gene encoding Bardet-Biedl syndrome 4 protein isoform X1 has protein sequence MATASCAVKMADEENTLTLPVASETKKRQAPKAPELPILERRNWLIHLHYIRKDYEICKAMIKEQLQETQGMCEYAIYVQALILRLEGQIQPSLELFQSCAILNPTSPDNLKQVARSLFLLGKHKAAIEVYREAGKLNEKDWEINHNLGVCYSFIKDFQNSEEQLNAALQLKKHDRTFMTLGKVHLLAGDTDKAIEVYKSAVEFSPENAELLTTLGLLYLQLGKYQKAFEHLGNALTHDPNNYKAILAAGSMMQTHGDFDVAMNKYRVAACMVPESPPLWNNIGMCFFGKKKYVAAISCLKRAHYLSPFDWKVLYNLGLVHLTMQQYASAFHFLSAATNLQPHLGELYMLLAVALTNLEDVDNARRSYEQAVALDQSNPLVNLNFAILLYNHGDKKGALQQYQEMERKVNILKDSNTEFDPELMDMAQKMAAALQVGESLEWTKPVKDPKSKQRSAGAPSKTPGSSQQPLGTNQALEQAMSSAAGYNKSISLPTGVSPHSQPTPPSLALEEEPDVETTPTRAPQPEESDPSTTMPPLAAKPKVKKNKLKQELN, from the exons ATGGCAACAGCCTCCTGTGCTGTCAAGATGGCGGACGAAGAAAACACACTAACT CTCCCAGTGGCCTCTGAGACAAAGAAACGCCAAGCTCCAAAAG cTCCGGAACTTCCCATTCTGGAGAGGAGGAACTGGCTCATCCACCTGCACTACATCCGCAAAGACTATGAGATCTGCAAG GCAATGATCAAAGAGCAGCTACAGGAGACCCAGGGAATGTGTGAATATGCCATATACGTACAAG CTCTAATCTTGCGTCTGGAGGGGCAGATCCAGCCATCCCTGGAGCTGTTCCAGAGTTGTGCCATCCTCAATCCCACCAGCCCCGACAACCTCAAACAAGTGGCACGATCGCT TTTTCTGTTGGGGAAACACAAGGCAGCCATTGAGGTTTATCGGGAAGCTGGGAAGCTCAATGAGAAAGACTGG GAGATCAACCATAATCTGGGTGTATGCTATTCCTTCATAAAAGACTTCCAAAAT TCTGAAGAGCAGTTGAATGCAGCCCTGCAGTTGAAAAAACACGACAGGACATTCATGACACTGGGAAAGGTCCACTTGTTGGCGGGAGACACCGACAAAGCCATCGAAGTGTACAAGAGTGCAGTGGA GTTCTCTCCAGAGAATGCCGAGTTGCTGACCACTCTGGGGCTCCTGTATCTGCAG TTGGGAAAATACCAAAAAGCATTTGAACATCTCGGAAATGCACTTACTCATGATCCTAATAACTATAAG GCCATCCTGGCAGCAGGCAGTATGATGCAGACCCATGGGGACTTTGATGTGGCCATGAACAAGTACCGCGTGGCAGCGTGCATGGTCCCCGAGAGCCCCCCGCTCTGGAACAACATCGGCATGTGCTTCTTTGGCAAGAAGAAATATGTAGCA GCCATCAGCTGCTTGAAGCGGGCCCACTACCTGTCTCCGTTTGACTGGAAGGTACTGTACAACCTGGGCCTGGTGCACCTCACCATGCAGCAGTATGCCTCTGCCTTCCACTTCCTCAGCGCTGCCACCAACCTGCAGCCCCACCTGGGAGAACTCTACATGCTACTAGCAG TTGCACTGACCAATCTGGAGGACGTGGACAATGCCAGGAGATCCTATGAACAAGCTGTGGCTTTAGACCA GTCCAACCCTCTGGTCAACCTGAACTTTGCCATTCTGCTTTACAACCACGGGGACAAGAAGGGAGCCCTGCAACAGTACCAGGAGATGGAAAGGAAAGTCAACATACTGAAGGACAGCAACACTGAGTTTGACCCTGAG CTAATGGACATGGCTCAGAAGATGGCCGCTGCCTTGCAGGTGGGAGAGAGCCTGGAGTGGACCAAGCCGGTCAAAGACCCCAAGTCTAAGCAGCGCTCGGCTGGGGCCCCCAGTAAAACCCCTGGCAGCTCCCAGCAGCCCCTAGGCACCAACCAGGCCCTGGAGCAGGCCATGTCCTCCGCCGCAGGCTACAACAAGAGCATCTCACTCCCCACAG GAGTGTCCCCCCACAGCCAGCCCACGCCCCCCTCCCTGGCCTTGGAGGAGGAGCCTGATGTGGAGACCACCCCCACCCGAGCCCCTCAGCCAGAAGAGTCAGACCCCTCCACCACCATGCCCCCTCTGGCAGCCAAACCCAAAGTCAAGAAGAACAAGTTGAAGCAAGAGCTGAACTAG
- the LOC109886228 gene encoding Bardet-Biedl syndrome 4 protein isoform X3 translates to MLPVASETKKRQAPKAPELPILERRNWLIHLHYIRKDYEICKAMIKEQLQETQGMCEYAIYVQALILRLEGQIQPSLELFQSCAILNPTSPDNLKQVARSLFLLGKHKAAIEVYREAGKLNEKDWEINHNLGVCYSFIKDFQNSEEQLNAALQLKKHDRTFMTLGKVHLLAGDTDKAIEVYKSAVEFSPENAELLTTLGLLYLQLGKYQKAFEHLGNALTHDPNNYKAILAAGSMMQTHGDFDVAMNKYRVAACMVPESPPLWNNIGMCFFGKKKYVAAISCLKRAHYLSPFDWKVLYNLGLVHLTMQQYASAFHFLSAATNLQPHLGELYMLLAVALTNLEDVDNARRSYEQAVALDQSNPLVNLNFAILLYNHGDKKGALQQYQEMERKVNILKDSNTEFDPELMDMAQKMAAALQVGESLEWTKPVKDPKSKQRSAGAPSKTPGSSQQPLGTNQALEQAMSSAAGYNKSISLPTGVSPHSQPTPPSLALEEEPDVETTPTRAPQPEESDPSTTMPPLAAKPKVKKNKLKQELN, encoded by the exons ATG CTCCCAGTGGCCTCTGAGACAAAGAAACGCCAAGCTCCAAAAG cTCCGGAACTTCCCATTCTGGAGAGGAGGAACTGGCTCATCCACCTGCACTACATCCGCAAAGACTATGAGATCTGCAAG GCAATGATCAAAGAGCAGCTACAGGAGACCCAGGGAATGTGTGAATATGCCATATACGTACAAG CTCTAATCTTGCGTCTGGAGGGGCAGATCCAGCCATCCCTGGAGCTGTTCCAGAGTTGTGCCATCCTCAATCCCACCAGCCCCGACAACCTCAAACAAGTGGCACGATCGCT TTTTCTGTTGGGGAAACACAAGGCAGCCATTGAGGTTTATCGGGAAGCTGGGAAGCTCAATGAGAAAGACTGG GAGATCAACCATAATCTGGGTGTATGCTATTCCTTCATAAAAGACTTCCAAAAT TCTGAAGAGCAGTTGAATGCAGCCCTGCAGTTGAAAAAACACGACAGGACATTCATGACACTGGGAAAGGTCCACTTGTTGGCGGGAGACACCGACAAAGCCATCGAAGTGTACAAGAGTGCAGTGGA GTTCTCTCCAGAGAATGCCGAGTTGCTGACCACTCTGGGGCTCCTGTATCTGCAG TTGGGAAAATACCAAAAAGCATTTGAACATCTCGGAAATGCACTTACTCATGATCCTAATAACTATAAG GCCATCCTGGCAGCAGGCAGTATGATGCAGACCCATGGGGACTTTGATGTGGCCATGAACAAGTACCGCGTGGCAGCGTGCATGGTCCCCGAGAGCCCCCCGCTCTGGAACAACATCGGCATGTGCTTCTTTGGCAAGAAGAAATATGTAGCA GCCATCAGCTGCTTGAAGCGGGCCCACTACCTGTCTCCGTTTGACTGGAAGGTACTGTACAACCTGGGCCTGGTGCACCTCACCATGCAGCAGTATGCCTCTGCCTTCCACTTCCTCAGCGCTGCCACCAACCTGCAGCCCCACCTGGGAGAACTCTACATGCTACTAGCAG TTGCACTGACCAATCTGGAGGACGTGGACAATGCCAGGAGATCCTATGAACAAGCTGTGGCTTTAGACCA GTCCAACCCTCTGGTCAACCTGAACTTTGCCATTCTGCTTTACAACCACGGGGACAAGAAGGGAGCCCTGCAACAGTACCAGGAGATGGAAAGGAAAGTCAACATACTGAAGGACAGCAACACTGAGTTTGACCCTGAG CTAATGGACATGGCTCAGAAGATGGCCGCTGCCTTGCAGGTGGGAGAGAGCCTGGAGTGGACCAAGCCGGTCAAAGACCCCAAGTCTAAGCAGCGCTCGGCTGGGGCCCCCAGTAAAACCCCTGGCAGCTCCCAGCAGCCCCTAGGCACCAACCAGGCCCTGGAGCAGGCCATGTCCTCCGCCGCAGGCTACAACAAGAGCATCTCACTCCCCACAG GAGTGTCCCCCCACAGCCAGCCCACGCCCCCCTCCCTGGCCTTGGAGGAGGAGCCTGATGTGGAGACCACCCCCACCCGAGCCCCTCAGCCAGAAGAGTCAGACCCCTCCACCACCATGCCCCCTCTGGCAGCCAAACCCAAAGTCAAGAAGAACAAGTTGAAGCAAGAGCTGAACTAG